In Nicotiana tabacum cultivar K326 chromosome 19, ASM71507v2, whole genome shotgun sequence, one DNA window encodes the following:
- the LOC107808929 gene encoding transcriptional corepressor LEUNIG_HOMOLOG: MAQSNWEADKMLDVYIHDYLLKRKLHNSAKAFMTEGNVATDPVAIDAPGGFLFEWWSVFWDIFIARTNEKHSEAAAAYIETQQMKAREQQHQQQLQMQQLQLMQQRNAQLQRRDPNHSPIGGPINAINSEGMMGQPSASVLAMKMYEERMKHPQSMDSETSSALMDPNRMALLKSASNHQGQLLQGNSGNMSAALQQLQGRSQLATDVKGEMNLGGTQKSLPMDPSSIYGQAILQSKAGLGAGLNQGVTGLPLKGWPLTGIDQVRPSLGLQVQKPNLQTQNQFLLASQQQQVLAQAQAQAQGNLGNSPNYGFGGLPRGNFNAKDGQPPRNDGSICSPVQSNSPKMKMSQMQQSSSQQQDQLQQQQQQQLQQNNRKRKQHSSSGPANSTGTGNTVGPSPSSPASTHTPGDGMTSVSKGLMMYGGEGTGGIASSTNQLDDLGETFGDIGSFEDNVESFLSNDGGDGNIYGTLKQTLTEHKPDSSKGFSFGEVGCIRTRNKVTCCHFSSDGKLLASAGHDKKAVLWNMDTLQTQNTPEEHQYLITDVRFRPNSSQLATASFDKSVRLWDASNPSYCLQAYTGHTSHVMSLDFHPKKNDLFCFCDSNNEIRYWSVSPFSCTRVSKQGGSAQVRFQPMTGHLLAAASDKVVSIFDVENDRQIHSFQGHPGVVNYLCWDLNGELLASVSEESVKVWSLTTGDCIHELSATGNQFHSCVFHPSYSALLVIGGMRSLELWDMVENKSMTVPAHDNIIAALAQSPATGMVGSASHDSSVKLWK, translated from the exons ATGGCGCAGAGTAATTGGGAAGCAGATAAGAT GCTGGATGTTTACATTCATGACTATCTGCTGAAACGAAAGCTGCATAATTCTGCAAAAGCTTTCATGACGGAAGGAAATGTTGCTACTGATCCTGTAG CTATTGATGCACCTGGAGGATTTCTTTTTGAATGGTGGTCTGTGTTTTGGGACATTTTCATTGCACGGACAAATGAAAAACATTCAGAGGCAGCAGCAGCATACATAGAG ACTCAACAAATGAAAGCAAGGGAGCAGCAGCATCAACAGCAGTTACAAATGCAGCAATTACAACTCATGCAACAAAGAAATGCACAGTTACAGCGAAGGGATCCAAATCATTCCCCCATTGGTGGTCCTATAAATGCTATCAACTCCGAAGGTATGATGGGGCAGCCATCTGCCAGTGTATTGGCAATGAAAATGTACGAGGAACGAATGAAGCACCCTCAGTCCATGGACTCGGAGACATCTTCAGCTCTTATGGACCCCAATAGGATGGCACTTCTCAAGTCAGCATCTAATCATCAAGG CCAGTTGCTACAAGGAAATTCAGGGAACATGTCTGCAGCATTGCAGCAGCTACAAGGACGGTCTCAGCTGGCAACT GATGTTAAAGGGGAAATGAACTTGGGTGGCACTCAGAAGTCTTTGCCCATGGATCCTTCATCAATTTACGGGCAAGCAATTCTTCAGTCAAAGGCTGGACTTGGTGCAG GGTTGAACCAAGGTGTCACTGGTCTACCATTGAAGGGTTGGCCTTTAACA GGAATCGACCAGGTAAGGCCCAGCTTGGGTTTGCAAGTACAAAAGCCCAACTTACAGACCCAAAATCAGTTTCTTTTGGCATCACAACAACAACAGGTCCTAGCTCAAGCTCAAGCCCAAGCCCAAGGTAACCTTGGAAATTCACCTAATTATGGGTTCGGTGGATTACCTAGAGGAAACTTTAATGCTAAAGATGGTCAACCTCCAAGGAATGATGGATCCATTTGCTCTCCAGTACAGTCAAATTCACCAAAG ATGAAAATGTCCCAAATGCAGCAATCTTCCTCTCAACAACAGGACCAGttgcagcagcagcaacagcagcaactGCAACAG AACAACAGAAAAAGGAAGCAACATTCGTCTTCTGGACCTGCTAATAGTACTGGCACGGGTAACACAGTTGGGCCTTCACCAAGCTCACCAGCATCAACACATACCCCAGGTGATGGGATGACTAGCGTGTCAAAAGGCTTGATGATGTATGGAGGAGAGGGAACTGGTGGTATTGCATCTTCTACAAATCAGCTG GATGACTTAGGGGAGACTTTTGGAGACATTGGTTCTTTCGAAGATAATGTGGAATCATTCCTGTCAAATGACGGGGGAGATGGAAACATCTACGGCACATTGAAGCAAACTCTTACTGAGCACAAGCCTGATTCTTCAAAAG GTTTCTCCTTCGGTGAAGTTGGTTGTATACGCACGAGAAATAAAGTGACTTGCTGTCATTTCTCATCGGATGGGAAGTTGCTTGCTAGTGCTGGACACGACAAGAAG GCAGTTCTTTGGAACATGGATACTCTGCAAACACAGAACACCCCTGAGGAACATCAATACTTGATTACAGATGTCCGCTTCCGGCCTAATTCTTCTCAACTTGCAACTGCTTCATTTGACAAGTCTGTGAGATTATGGGATGCTTCCAAT CCTAGCTATTGTTTGCAAGCTTATACGGGGCATACTTCTCATGTTATGTCGCTGGATTTTCACCCGAAGAAGAACGATCTCTTCTGTTTTTGCGATAGCAACAATGAAATTCGCTACTGGAGTGTTAGTCCATTTTCTTGTACTCGGGTGTCCAAG CAAGGAGGCAGTGCACAAGTGAGGTTTCAGCCAATGACCGGCCATCTGTTGGCTGCCGCTTCAGATAAGGTGGTTTCCATCTTTGATGTCGAAAATGACAGGCAAATTCATTCCTTCCAG GGACATCCTGGAGTGGTGAACTACCTGTGTTGGGATCTAAATGGTGAGTTACTGGCATCAGTTAGTGAGGAATCTGTCAAAGTTTGGTCATTGACCACCGGTGACTGCATTCATGAGCTAAGTGCTACCGGGAATCAGTTCCACTCTTGCGTGTTTCATCCTAGTTATTCAGCTTTGTTGGTGATTGGAGGAATGAGG TCTTTGGAGCTGTGGGATATGGTTGAGAATAAAAGCATGACAGTTCCAGCACATGATAACATTATCGCTGCTCTAGCACAGTCACCAGCGACTGGAATGGTTGGTTCTGCAAGTCATGACAGTTCGGTCAAGTTATGGAAATGA